In the Rhinoderma darwinii isolate aRhiDar2 chromosome 13, aRhiDar2.hap1, whole genome shotgun sequence genome, one interval contains:
- the LOC142666682 gene encoding uncharacterized protein LOC142666682 isoform X1: MSTTLALKGHCQRCVPSFNIIMKLLMSLLLSLLPYTHGYIWAWMLSMPYNNPEDAAGLARAPTTKGSMVTCDHDRGCGRGLFCDRHFGLCVALRHEGQYCRKDSQCVRGLGCMFGRCQHIIPGGHEGSRCRQDKDCSPSMCCARHHGEMICKRKLPAGGSCYVPEGGLAFSINQLCPCEEGLVCSSTHPSREKEFVYNPSSDWKCVAPSP, translated from the exons ATGAGCACTACCTTGGCACTGAAAG GTCACTGTCAGCGGTGTGTCCCATCATTCAATATCATCATGAAGCTCCTGATGTCTCTTCTTCTCTCCCTCCTTCCTTACACGCACGGGTATATTTGGGCCTGGATGTTGTCAATGCCATATAACAATCCTGAAGATGCAGCCGGACTTGCACGGGCTCCTACAACTAAAGGATCCATG GTAACATGTGACCATGACCGTGGTTGCGGGCGTGGCCTTTTCTGTGATCGCCACtttggtctgtgtgtggcgctgcgaCATGAAGGTCAATACTGCCGAAAGGATTCTCAGTGCGTCAGAGGTCTGGGCTGTATGTTTGGGCGCTGTCAGCATATTATTCCAGGTGGACATGAAG GTTCCAGATGTcgtcaagataaggattgctcTCCTTCTATGTGCTGTGCCAGACACCATGGAGAGATGATCTGCAAGCGCAAACTACCTGCTGGGGGCAGTTGTTATGTGCCAGAAGGGGGGTTGGCATTCAGCATCAATCAGCTGTGTCCCTGTGAAGAAGGACTGGTGTGCAGTTCCACACATCCATCTAGAGA GAAGGAATTTGTTTACAATCCCAGTTCAGACTGGAAATGCGTGGCTCCCTCCCCATGA
- the LOC142666682 gene encoding uncharacterized protein LOC142666682 isoform X2, with the protein MSTTLALKDAAGLARAPTTKGSMVTCDHDRGCGRGLFCDRHFGLCVALRHEGQYCRKDSQCVRGLGCMFGRCQHIIPGGHEGSRCRQDKDCSPSMCCARHHGEMICKRKLPAGGSCYVPEGGLAFSINQLCPCEEGLVCSSTHPSREKEFVYNPSSDWKCVAPSP; encoded by the exons ATGAGCACTACCTTGGCACTGAAAG ATGCAGCCGGACTTGCACGGGCTCCTACAACTAAAGGATCCATG GTAACATGTGACCATGACCGTGGTTGCGGGCGTGGCCTTTTCTGTGATCGCCACtttggtctgtgtgtggcgctgcgaCATGAAGGTCAATACTGCCGAAAGGATTCTCAGTGCGTCAGAGGTCTGGGCTGTATGTTTGGGCGCTGTCAGCATATTATTCCAGGTGGACATGAAG GTTCCAGATGTcgtcaagataaggattgctcTCCTTCTATGTGCTGTGCCAGACACCATGGAGAGATGATCTGCAAGCGCAAACTACCTGCTGGGGGCAGTTGTTATGTGCCAGAAGGGGGGTTGGCATTCAGCATCAATCAGCTGTGTCCCTGTGAAGAAGGACTGGTGTGCAGTTCCACACATCCATCTAGAGA GAAGGAATTTGTTTACAATCCCAGTTCAGACTGGAAATGCGTGGCTCCCTCCCCATGA
- the LOC142666682 gene encoding uncharacterized protein LOC142666682 isoform X3: MVTCDHDRGCGRGLFCDRHFGLCVALRHEGQYCRKDSQCVRGLGCMFGRCQHIIPGGHEGSRCRQDKDCSPSMCCARHHGEMICKRKLPAGGSCYVPEGGLAFSINQLCPCEEGLVCSSTHPSREKEFVYNPSSDWKCVAPSP, from the exons ATG GTAACATGTGACCATGACCGTGGTTGCGGGCGTGGCCTTTTCTGTGATCGCCACtttggtctgtgtgtggcgctgcgaCATGAAGGTCAATACTGCCGAAAGGATTCTCAGTGCGTCAGAGGTCTGGGCTGTATGTTTGGGCGCTGTCAGCATATTATTCCAGGTGGACATGAAG GTTCCAGATGTcgtcaagataaggattgctcTCCTTCTATGTGCTGTGCCAGACACCATGGAGAGATGATCTGCAAGCGCAAACTACCTGCTGGGGGCAGTTGTTATGTGCCAGAAGGGGGGTTGGCATTCAGCATCAATCAGCTGTGTCCCTGTGAAGAAGGACTGGTGTGCAGTTCCACACATCCATCTAGAGA GAAGGAATTTGTTTACAATCCCAGTTCAGACTGGAAATGCGTGGCTCCCTCCCCATGA